The Candidatus Izemoplasma sp. genome segment AATTAATTAAACGTATTGACAAAATCAAATATATAAGATAAACTGTAGTTGTAATTAAAAATATTTAACTTTGAATTAATAAATTTAATCAAAGGCGGTGAAATACTTGAAAACAAAAAGGATTCTAGACAAAATTGAATCTGGTGACTTAACAGCTGAAGAGGCATTTGAGAAAATGTATCCAGTGACAAAAGTAAAACCAGGAAAACGTGCTACATTTATAAAGATAGATGTTCGTGTCCCAGATGAGTCTAAAGGTGTCAATACGTTTTTAAAAATATTGTTTGCGATTCCGATACCTATGATCTTTGCGCGAATGGGCTTGCGGTTAGGTAAACGATTTGCGAAATTAGACAATGATGAGATTGATTTTGATCAACTATCACACCTGATCAAATATTCGAAAAATACGAAAATACAAGTAGATTCAAATGATGCACAAGTAGATATTAGAATTATTTAGGAGGAATATTATGAATAATGTTATAGGAGAATGCCCAATATGTGGCGGAGAATTAGTTGTAAGTAAATTAAGTTGTACATCGTGTAGTACAGAAGTATCAGGAAAGTTTAAGTTATCTAAATTTAATCATTTATCAAAAGAAGACTTATATTTTATTGAAGTGTTCATCAAAAATCGCGGAAATATCAAACAAATCGAAAAAGAACTGGGGATTTCTTATCCAACCGTTAAAAAGAACCTTGATGAAGTTATTGTACATTTAGGGTATGAGGTTACGGATGATGAAAAAGAGAAGAAAGAAGATGTTTTTAAGAAGTTAGAAAATGGAGAAATTACTGCGAAGGAAGCTGTCAAACTATTGAAGTAGATAGGAGGCAATAAAATGTGTATGTTTATGCATGACAACCTAATGGTTGATTATCAGTTGGAACGTGAGAAAAATAAAATATTAATTGATTGTAACTGTAAACATAAAAAGCATGACCGAAAAAAATTATAATATGAATCGAAAGGAGAAAGTAAAATGGATGATAGAATGAGAATTTTAGAAATGATTGAAAAGAAACAAATTACTGCAGCTGAAGGCGCAGAACTATTAAAAGCATTAGATACAACTGAGGTAACAAAATTATCCCCAAAAAAAGACGCATTTAAAATGTTCCGTATCAAAATATTAAGTAATGATGGGGACAAAGTAAATGTTCAAATCCCAGTTGAATTTGCCAAAGTCGCACTAAAGAATGGCAAAGGATTTATGAAAATGGATCAATTAGGTGATCTTGATTTAGATGTTGATATGATCTTGGAAATGATTGATAGTGGAACACTTGGTAAAATTGTCGATATTGAATCAGCTGATGGCGATACAGTCGAAATTGTCATCGAATAGATTTAATTTAAAAAGGGCTTGGTTGAGCCCTTTTTACATGTAATTATAACTTTTTATAAAAGTGTGTTATAATAGATAAGAAGGCAAAATATAGAGGTGACAACGTGGTTAGTAAAAATGAGTACTACAATGTAGAATTTGTGGATATGACACATGATGGTATGGGGGTTTGTAAGATTGATGGATTCCCTATTTTTGTTGAAAAAGCATTAAAAGGTGAAAAAGCAGAAATAAAGGTGACTAAAGTAAACAAAAGTTTTGGTTTTGGGCGCTTAATTAATGTTACACATAAATCACCATTTAGAAAAGAACCAATATGTGACTATTTTGCGGAGTGTGGTGGCTGTAATCTGATGCATATGGATTATCAGATGCAATTAGATTT includes the following:
- a CDS encoding DUF2089 domain-containing protein, with product MNNVIGECPICGGELVVSKLSCTSCSTEVSGKFKLSKFNHLSKEDLYFIEVFIKNRGNIKQIEKELGISYPTVKKNLDEVIVHLGYEVTDDEKEKKEDVFKKLENGEITAKEAVKLLK